CACCGCCGGGCACCAGCGCCTCCGTGATCGGACCGACCGAGTCCGACTCGAAGACGAGCACGGTGTCGCCGTCCAGTGCCCCCTCGAAGTCGAACTGCACGCCGACGAAGTCCTGGCCGGCGAGTTCCTCGCCGACGTCGTCCCGGTTCAACAGCGTGATCTTCGTCACGTCGACGACCGCGTCGATACCGGTCATCTGGGCCAGCGACTGGGTCGCCTGTTCGGCCCCCTCGTGTGCGAGCTGGTTGAACGTGCCGAGCGACTGAATGTCGACTTTCATCTTACGAGGGAACGACGTCCTCGATAGCTTCCATCACGCTGGGTTTCTGGAACGGCTTGGTGATGTATCCGTCAGCACCGGCCTTGACGGCCTCTTTCATCTTCTCTTCCTGGCCGACGCTGGTACACATGATGACGTTGGCGTCGGGGTTGGACGTCTTGATCTCGTCGGTCGCCTCGATCCCGTCCCGGATCGGCATCACGATGTCCATCATCACCAGATCCGGTGTCTGTTCTTTGTACACCTCGACAGCCTCGACGCCGTTTTCGACCTCCCCCACGATGTTGTGATCCTCTTCGAGGATCTCGCGCAGGAGGTTGCGCATAAACTCCGAGTCGTCGGCAATCAGTACGTCTGGCATACCTATCACTGCAACTGTACCGTGAATAGCTAAATAAACCCTTGCACGGAATTATCGGGCTTGATATTCGCTCGACGGCAGCCAGATCCCGGGCGCTCGAAGGGACGGTCACAGAATCGGCACAAGACGAGCGATCCGTCCGGCGACGTCGAACGCGAACGGGCCGTACGCGAAGTACTCTACCGACGCCAGTGAGAGGTAGACGGTCGTCGCGCCACCGGCCAGCGCCACCCCGACGGCGACAGATCGGGGCGAGACGCGAGCGGGAGCGAGGGTCCGACCGACGACGAGGACGGCCGCGACAGCCGCGATACAGAGCCCGACCAGCGCGTGGAACTGGATCGCTTCCCCGAGTGCCGGATCGAGCGCGGCGAGGACGACCGCGAACAGAACCGGTCCGGCCAGGACCGTGCCGGCGTAGACACCAGCGATCGTCCGGGGAGCCCCGGTGACGGCCTCCCGAACCGCGGGGAGACGGAAGGGACAGTACGACGCCAGTGCGATCACCGGCAACAGGTATCGGACGGTGAGCTGGCTGAACAGCGGGAGCCGCGGGAGGTAGACCACCGTGAGCACGACGACGTAGCTCGCGACGAGTAGATCCGTCTGGCGTCGCGGTCCCAGCCGGGAGACGGCAACGCCGTGACGCCGGAGGTGAACGGCGGCGACCGCCGGGAGCGCGAGGAGCGTCCCCACGATCGGCGTCGACTCGACGACCGAGAGATCGATCGGCTCGTAGTCGTTGACGCCAGACAGGGACACCGAGTTGCCGCGTCGGACGAAGATCTCCCAGAGCCGCTCGTGTTCGCCCGCGGCTGTAACGCCGTCGGAAACCGCAGCAACGGCGTAGTTACCGATGAAGACGAGTTGCGTCAGGACCGTCTCGGCGAGCGTCACGAGCACGAAAAGCGGCGAGAGGAGTCCGAAGAGTTCGTCGAGGAGAGTCCGCTGTGTACTGTCGCTACCACCAGTCGGGTCAGCGCCCACGCCGTCACCAGCCGTTCCCGAACCCCCATCCCCGCCACCGGACTCGGGGCCACCGGTCGGTGCGAGTTCGACGCTCTCGGGCCCGACGCCCGGGAGGAGTCGCGGCGGACGGAGCGGATTTCCGTTGATGAGCACGTTCGTGACGGCCATCGGGAGCACGGAGAGCGCGAAGATGCCCCCGACGACGGCGAGACGGCGGCGGCTCTTCCGAGGTTCGGTGAGGAAGTCGACGGCGAACAGCGCGGTCGTGAGGAAGAACCCCTCGAAGGCGTGGACCCACGCGACCAGCCCGAGCGCACCGTACGCGAGGCCGTGTGCCACGTGACTCGCCCGGCCGTCCAGTTGCCGGCTCCGCGCGAAGGCGAACACGGAGCCGAAGACGAGCGCCGTGACCAGCACGTGGCGCTTCGGAATCGTCGCCCAGAAACCGACCGGCGTCGCGAGCGCGAGCGCGACCCCCGCGGCGACGGCCACGCGCCGGTCGTGGAACGCACCGACGAGCCGGTAGCACGACACCGCGACCAGCCCAGCGGCCGCGAGCGTACTGAGCTGGAGCGCGACCAGCGGCAGCTGAGATCGGTCGAGCGCGGTCGCGAACACAACCGCAGCGGCGAACCACGCGCTCGCGACGACGACGGCGACGAGACGGAGCCACCGTCGATCGAAGCGGGCGGCCAGCCGTCGCCCGAGGCCGACGACGCCGAGCGCCCACCCACCGGCGAGCACGAGCCGGGGCGGCGCGACGGCGCTGGCCCCCTCCAGGAGCCAGAGGAATGGCAACGCGGCCACGACCTGCCCGTAGTTGCGGGCGTAGAACCGACCACCGTACTCGTGGAGACCCGGCTGGGTGCCAAGCGTCAGCGAGTACTGGAAGTCCGGCGGTGTCATTGCGAGCCGTCCGTCCGCCAGATTTGCGACGGCGTTGGCGATGGGATACGTGTCCGTGATGAAGAAGCCGACCCGCCAGGACAGCGCCAGCACCAACACGACAGCGAGCCACAGCGTCACACCGACGCCGTCGCCGAAGACGAACCGGCCGGCACGATTCCCGTACTGTGAGAGCCTCTCCGACCAGACCGATCGAAGCTGGGCGTCGACGCCGCTCGGACGATCACCGCTCATGGCCGAACCTCGACGGTTTCGTCGGTCTCGAACACCGTCTGGTCGTACTCGAAGCTCTGGACGCGAACGGTGATCGTGGCTCGGTACCGCCGTTCGGTGACGCTGTCGGGATCGAGGCCACGATCGCGCATCCCGAGACGAACGGTCCCGGACTGTCCGCCCGAGAGCAGTGTGGTCGTGGTGCGATCGACGCCGAGTTCGGGCACCGACACCCGGTAGACGAGCCGTGGCCGCCCCTCGATCCCGGAGACGGCGACGGTCGCGTCGGGGATCCGAAGATAGTCGACGCCCGTGCCGAACCGGCCGCCCTCGACGAGCAGCCCGCTCGTGTTGAGCCGTTCGACCGCGGCGTTGGCCCGCCCGTCGCCGACGGTCGTCGGATTCCGTGCGGTCGCGTCGACGACCCCGAACGGACCGGTCAAAAGGAGCGTGACCGCGACGACGGCGACGGCGAGCCGTTCGAGACGGACCACGGAGAGCATACTACCAGAGCTACTGCCACGACCGACATTAAATGATTCGCACCACCTACAGCTGGACGCCGTCCTCGCCCTCGACGGCCGCCAGCAGCTCCGCGATAGAGTCGTCCGGGGAACAGCCGCTCGTCTTGACGAGGTCTCGCAGACTCTCGGGCGGGTAGCGGACGGGAACGTTCGACTCGCTCAGGAGAATGCCGAGCACCTCTTCGACCGGCGTCGAGCCGTCGACCTGACGGGCGTACCACAGCATGAGGCTCTCGAAGACGGTGATGATGTCGTTCGAGACCATCCGCTGTTGGCTCACGGTGCCGTCGAACTTGGCGGTCACGTCGAAGCCGTAGCGGGAGTTCCCCTCGTCCATGTTCTCCGCGAGCCACTCGTGGACGGTCGCGTCGTCCAGCGTCGGCTCGGGCTCTGGCGTCGGCTCGGGTTCGGGCGTCGGATCCGGTGTAGAACGAGATGGCGTGGTCGAATCGGTCCGAACGTCGGGCGAGACGACGTACCTGCCCTCGTCGATCTGCTCGACGTGGTCGTCGTCGGAGATGTCGAGCTCTTCGGGCGAGAGGATCTTCCCGTCTTCCGGATTGGGCTCGTCGGGCCCCTCAGACATGTGTAACAGTGTGACACACTCAAATATAAGTCCGTCGCCCCGCGGCGGCGCTGGCCAGTGAGGTGAAAAACAGAGAAGCGTCGGCGTCAGTTAGAGGCTGACCGCAGATTTCCCGGAGAGGGATTCGGGCACGACCAGCGTCGCCGTCGTCTCGCCGCCGGCCTGCGTGTTCAGCTTGATCGTCGCGGTCGACCCTTCGTCGAGGTCGGCCTGCACGAGGTCAGCGTCGTCGAGGTTCCCGTCTTGATTGTTCGTCGAGTCGGTCTGGAACTTCATCGTCGCGCGGTCGGCCGGGTCGTTCAGGACGTTACTGTTGCCGATCGAGTTGTCGTCGTCCTGGAACGTCGAGGTGACGAACGCCGCGTCACCGGACGTGCCGCCGCCTTCGGTCAGTGCTTGCTTACTCACCACGTCGAAGGTCCCGTCGGAGGAGACCCACTGTGCCGTCGTCGTCGTCAAGTCCACGTTGTCTGCACCGGGTGCCTTCTTGACGGTCAGTTCCACCGTCGTCACCTCGTCACCGTTGTCGTCGACGATGTCACTCCCGACGGCGTTGACCACTTGTAGTCGGTTCGTGACCTGCGCACTGGACTGTTCACCGCTCTCTTCGGCACTGGACTGCAGGAACCCGGCGGTGTTGATCAGCACACCGGCGGCGATCGCCGCGACCAGGACCATCGCGATGAACACGATCAGCGTCCCGATCCCGACCTGCCCGCGGTCGTTCTCGTCGTCGTCGAATAGTTCGATCATGGTTGTGTCGTGTCCCGAGTGCGAGCACTCCGGACGCTACCAGAATGTGATCACTACCCGGTAATAAGGCTAGTCCGCCAATTATCACAGTTGAAACGGACATCTCCAGGCGAAACAGCCGATTTCACGAGTGAGAAATTCGGAAAGGAACCGGGTAGAAACGGCGTTTTCCGGATCGATCCGGAAATCGAAGCACGAGCCACGACAGAGCGGTCAGCTGTCGTAGGCGACGAGACTGTACATCACGAACAGGAACCCGAACGTCGTCAGTCCGCTGTTGACCAGCAGGAGAGACCGGACGCCCTCGAAGTTGTTGACGAACGCACTGATCATCGTCGCGGCCGCACCGGCGACCGCCAGCGCGAACCCCAGCGAGAGGTGCAACATCGCGTCACGGGACGTCTGGACGTACGCACGCATAGCCATCCCGACCATCGTGAGTCCGGCGACGACGAAGACGAGCGTAGAGATAGCGTACAGGAGTTCTATCATCGGCACTAACGCACGCTATTCCGTTCCCGCTAATAAATCCATCTTCGAAAATATTGTTGCTGATAATCGGATGTGGTCGTGATAACTGACCGCTCGCGCGTGCGTGATTATCCCTCTGAGAGGGTCCGCCAGGCCTCGTCGAGTTTGTTGGTCACTTCCGACCGGTCCTCGACGTGGACGGAGAGCTCGTCGTCGAAATCGACGGTAACCTCGTCGACAGAGCGGCGATAGACCTTGATCCGACGACGGTCGTCAGAGAGAATGTTGTCGTGCAGTTCGAGCAGGTCGTGTTCGGTCAGCTCGTCGATCCGGCGGTAGCACGTCGCGATCGGGATTCCCAGCTCGTCGCTGAGTTCCTGGGCAGACGCGGGCTCGTCCGTGGCATCCAAGATCTCTGCGCTGTATTTGTTCCCCAGCGTTTGCAGAATATCCACTGAAGCCATCGGTTATCAAATAATATATTCTGTCGATTATAAAGCTATCGCCCGTGATACTGGCCGATATCGATCGAATTTCGCCGAAGTTCCGATCGCCGAGGAGCGCGAAAAACCGCCGCAGTACTGCGTTTTTGTCGATAATAATAGCGACTGGTCAGATCGGAGAGTCCTCTTCGCTCATCATCGAGAACGCGCTGGCGTTTTCGTGGACCTTGATACCACCCCACGAGATCTCCATGGGGTAGATGTCCGTCTCGATGTCCTGTTTGCGCATCTTCGCGACCCAGACGTACCGGTTGACGCCGGTGTCGGTCGGCGTCTGAATCAGGTAGATGTTGCCGTCGGTGAGGTAGTTCTCCAGGCCGATGTCCGTGTCGGGGAACACCGCACCCTGTTCGTTGGTGAGGAGACTCGTCAGGTTGTTGTTGTTGAGGATGTCCGTGAACTTCAGCAGGTACGTGCGCTTTTCTTTCTCGTTTTCGAAGAACAGCTCGAACATCGTCAACGAGTCGAGCACCAGTCGGTCGTACTTGTCGTCTTCGAGGTCGTCGAGGAGCAGTTCCAGAGAGGAAGAGAAGTCGTTCTCCCGAAGCAAGACCTGCTTGTCGTACACCTTGATGTCGCCGTTCTCGACGAATTCGGGCCACTTGTCGAAGCCGATCGACTCCGCGGCCTCTCTGAGGTCGGATTCGTTTTCTTCGAAGGAGAGATAGATCCCTTTCTCGTCGAACTGCTCGACGCCGTTGTAGATGTACTGGAGGCCGAGAATCGACTTCCCGGCACCGGGGTTCCCACTCACCAGCGTCGTCGAGTTCGTGACGATGCCACCGTTCAGAATTGCGTCGAGGCCGTCGATACCTGTCTTTGTGAGTTCGATCATTGTTGCTGTATCCGGGGATAGCGGTGCGGAATTGCGTTGAAATCTCGGGGCTGAGTAAAAAAGTCTTGCTCCCTAATTCGAGTGGACGACCCGGGGATCGACCCAGATGACGAAGTCGTCCTCGCGCTTGACGACGCCGCGAATCGACCCGTCGCTGTCGGCGGCCGGCGAGTCGTCGACCTGGTCGTCGGAGATCTGGACCACCTGATCGACTTCGTCGACGAGCCAGCCGGCGGCGCTCTGGTCTTCGATGATCTCCGGATCGAAGACGATGATCCGCTGTTCTGCGCCGCTATCGCCGATCCCGAACACCGATTTGGGGTTCACGATCGACGTGGTTCGCCCGCGCAGGTCCATCACACCTTCGACGTGGCGGGGCGCGTTCGGGACTGTCGTCAGGTCGCCCACGTCGACGATCTCCGTGACGTAGTCGATGCTGACGCAGTACGTCTCTTCGCCCAGTTCGAATTCGAGTACTTGACCTTCTGTTGTTGACATGCCTGACGACTCCCGGTTACGAGTACCGAGCCGATACGCCGACTTAAGCCTGCCCTCTGTGCTATCAAAGTTGATTACGTGGGCGGAGTCTTTATTTTGGTGCCACGCCCGCCTTTCAGGTAGCAATGGATCTGGCTCGACTGCGAACTATCGTCGACGTGCGCGGGCACGGGTGACCGATGGCCGGTAGTACACCCCGCGCCGTCGTCGCAGACGACTCTCACTTCATGCGTAGTGTCATCTCCGACATCCTGAACGAGGGTGGTGTCGACGTCGTCGCGGAGGCCAAAAACGGTCGCGAGGCGGTCGCGCTCGTCGACGAACACCGGCCGGACGTCGTGACCATGGACGTGGAAATGCCCGAGATGGACGGCATCAGTGCCGTCGAACAGATCATGGAACAGTGCCCGACGCCGGTCCTGATGCTGTCGGCTCACACGGACGAGAACGCGGACGTGACCTTCGAGGCGCTCGACGTGGGTGCGGTCGACTTCTTCACCAAACCCGGCGGTGAGGTCTCGATGGAGATGTCGCGGCTGAAAGATCAGCTCCTCGAGATGGTCCTGTCCGTGGCCGACGTGGACGTGTCGGGCACGTCGGGACGGACGCCGACAGCGTCGCCGGATCGGTCGCCCACCAGTACGCCGGAGGCGGTCGCGGACGACTACGAGGCGGACCCGACGTTGATCATCGGCTCCTCGACGGGCGGCCCGAAGATGGTCGAGTCCGTCCTCTCGGAGTTGCCCCTGGCGGCGGACTTCCGGGTGCTGGTCGTCCAGCACATGCCGGGCGGTTTCACCGGACGGTTCGCGCACCGAATCGACGCCCGGAGCGACTACGACGTACGGGAAGCCAAAGACGGTGACCGCATCGCGGGCGGCGAGGCGTTGATCGCGGCCGGCGACTACCACCTGCGGGTCAAGAACTACCGGAACGGCCGGCTGCGGGTCAAGCTGTCGGACGACCCACCGGTCAACAGCGTCCGACCGGCCGTCGACGTGACCATGGAGACGGCCGCGGACGTGATCGACGACCCGCTGGTGGGGGTGATCCTCACCGGGATGGGCAACGACGGTGCAGCGGGTATCGAGCGGATCAAGGCGGCCGGCGGGCGGACGATCGCACAGGACGAGGCCACGTCGGCGGTCTACGGAATGCCACAGCGAGCGGCCGAGACGGGCTGTGTCGACAGCATCCTGCCGATCGAGGAGATCCCGGCAGGTATCGTCGAGACGATCAAACGAGAGGTGACATAACATGAACGATCAGTACCTCGATGCGTTTATTCGAGAGAGCGAAGAGGCGATCACGGAACTGAACAACTCCCTGCTGGATCTGGAGTCGGATCCGGAAGACACGGAAGCGATGGAGTCCATCTTCCGGACGGCACACACGCTGAAGGGGAACTTCGGCGCGATGGGGTTCGACGACGCGTCGTCGCTGGCCCACGCTATCGAGGACCTCCTGGACGAGATGCGGGACGGCAACATGCCCGTCACGCCGGACGTGATGGACCTGATCTTCGCGGGCGTGGACAAGATAGAGGCCATCGTCAGCGAGATCGAAGAACACGGCGAGTCCCGGACCGACGTAGACGAGATCGTCGACGACCTCCGAACGGTCCTCGAAGAGGGCGTCGACGCCGCCGAGAGCCCGGCCGACGACACGGGCGGTTCGGACGAGACTGTCGACGACCAGACCGACACGGACTCGTCCGAGGACGAAGACGTTCCCGTCGAGACGAACATCAGTCCCGACACGGCCGACGACAGCGTCATCGCCGCGGAGATCGACATCGGCGACTCCGACATGCTGGGCGTCGACGCGATGCTGGCGATCGAGGCCGTCGAGGACTACTTCGAGGTGCTCGATGCCGCTCCGCAGCGCGAAGCCGTCGAAGACGGGGAGTTCAGCGACACGTTCACCCTCTACCTCGACGCCGAAGACCCCGGGACCGTCGACAACACGCTCTCCGGGATCGGCAAGATCGAGAGCGCGGAGACGGCGGACGTGACCGACGCGCTCAGCGAGAAAAGCGGGAGCACCAGCGACGAGACCGAACACAAGGTCGACGAGATCAAGTCCGTCCGCGTCGACGTCGACCAGCTCGACGACCTCCACGGACTCGTCGAGCAGCTGGTGACCAGCCGGATCAAACTCCGCCGTGCCGTCGAACAGGACGACCTCGACGGGGCCGGCGAGAACCTCAACGAGCTGGACAAGATCACGGCGAACCTCCAGAACACCGTGATGGACATGCGCCTGATCCCGCTGAAGAAGGTCGTCGGGAAGTTCCCGCGGCTGGTTCGGGACCTCTCGCGGGATCTGGGCAAGGAGGTCGACTTCGAGATCGAGGGCGAAGACATCGAACTCGACCGGACGATCCTCACGGAGATCTCCGACCCGCTGATGCACATCCTGCGAAACTCCGTCGACCACGGGATCGAGCCCCCGGAGGTCCGCGAGGAGAAGGGCAAGCCACGCACGGGCTCGGTCGAGCTCAGGGCCTCCCGCGAGCGCGATCACGTCATCATCCAGGTCGAGGACGACGGGGCCGGTCTCGACGTCGAGGCGATCAGAGACAAGGCCATCGAGAAGGGCGTCCGTTCGCCCGAAGAGCTAGAGGCGATGGACGACTCCTCGATCTACGACCTGGTCTTTCACCCCGGCTTCTCGACGGCCGACGAAGTCACCGACACGAGCGGCCGCGGCGTCGGCATGGACGTGGTCCACGACACAGTCACACAGCTGGATGGCTCGGTCAACGTCGAGTCGACGCCGGGCGAGGGGACGACGGTGTCGCTTCGCCTGCCGGTGACGATGGCGATCGTCAAGGTGCTGTTCGTCGAGGTCGGCGACGAGGAGTACGGGATCCCGCTGAAGAACGTCGACGAGATCACCCGGGCCGACGACCGCAAGCAGGTCAACGGCAAGGACGTGATCAAACACAACGACGAGATCTACCCGATCATTCAGCTGGGCGAGACGTTCGACGTACCCGGTGAGACCGCCAACGGCGACGGGATGCTCGTCCGCGTCCGGGAGTCCGAGCGCCAGGTCGCGTTGCACTGTGACTCGGTCAACAGCCAGGAGGAAGTCGTCGTCAAACCGCTGGAAGGGATTCTCAGCGGGACCCCCGGCCTGTCGGGGACCGCGGTGCTCGGCGACGGAAACATCGTCCACATCCTCGACGTGGTGACGCTATGACGAGGGCAGTTCGATGAGCCAGGGCGACCAGCGCCAGTTTCAGGAGCTGCTGGAGTTCATCGGTGCCGAGATGGACTTCGAGTCGGGGTTCTACAACGACGCGTACCTCGATCGCCGCATCACGGCTCGGATGCGCCGGACAGACATCGACAGCTACCGCGAGTACCAGCGGCGACTGGAGCGCGACGACGACGAGCGAGCGGCGCTGCTCGACTCGCTGTCGATCAACGTCACCGGCTTCTTCCGCAACCCAGAAGCCTGGGAGAGCCTCCGGAGCGTCCTCCGGGATTTGACCGACCAGCACCGCCGCGTGAACCTCTGGAGTGCGCCCTGTGCCGACGGTCGAGAGCCGTACTCCGCGGCGATGCTCGCGCTGGACGACCCGCAAGTCGACGACCGGTCGATCTCGATACTGGGGACCGACATCAACGAGGACATCCTCCGGGCGGCACGCGAGGGCACCTACGAGACCTCACACACCACGGACATCGCAGACGAGCTCGCCCCCCTCGACGACTACAGCGAGTACATCGAGCGCGAGGGCGACTCGTTTCGCATCCGGAAGCCCGTCAGCGACATGGTCGAGTTCGAGCAACACGACCTCATCCGGGGCGCGTCGAAGCGGGACTTCGACCTCGTGTTCTGTCGGAACCTCCTGATCTACATCGACGGCGAGTACAAGGTGCCGATCTTCGAGACGATCGAGGAATCGCTGCGTGAGGGTGGCTACCTGATGATCGGGATGACAGAGACGCTGCCGACCGCCTGCCGAGACAGCTTCGAGGCGGTCGACAAGCAACACCGCATCTACCGGAAGGTATGAGCCTCTACCAGCTGGAACGGGACGGCGAGGTACAGGAGATCATCCGGACACTCCGGGAGTCGGACAACCCGAAGGTCAGAGCGCGGGCGGCGGAGCTACTCGGGAACTTCCCGAACCACGACGACCGGCGGGACGTGGTCAACGCCCTCGTCGAGGCGGCCCAGGGCGAGGACAGTCGGATCGCAGCGACGGCCGTCGACTCGCTGGACGAGCTGGGCGGAGACGCGATCGAGCAGCTGATCGCCGACATGGCCGGCGTCGACTTCGGCGACGACGGGGCCGAGTGGGTCCGCGCGAAGGCGTTCACACAGGCCCTCGACGAGGACGTGCCCGAACTCAGGATGGCGGCGGCCAACGGCCTCGGCCAGCTCGAACAGGCGGATACGGTCGGTCCGCTGTCGAACTGCTTCGACGACGACGATCCGCGCGTTCGGGCGCGGGCCGCGCGGGCCTGTGGGAAGATCGGCGATCCACGGGCGGTCGACCCGCTCGAATCCCTGCTCCGGGATCCGAAGGCGGCCGTCCGCAGGGAGGCCGCCGACGCGCTGGGCTCGATCGGGAACCGGCAGGCGCTCCAGGCGCTGCTCCCGCTGTACGAGGACGACAACGAGCGCGTCCGACGGATCGCCGTCGGAGCCTTCGGCAACTTCGGCAACGACCGGCCGGTCGACTACCTCGTCGAGTCGCTCACCGACGACTCGCCCGGCGTCCGCCAGACCGCCGTCTACTCGCTGATCGAACTGCTCTCGAACGTCCCGACAGAGCAGAGCCACGAGATCCGGGACACCGTCGTCGAGCGACTCTCCTCGACCGACGACCGCAGCGTGGTCGTGCCGCTGGTCGAGATCCTCGAAGAGAGTACACAGAGCGCCCAGCGGCGCAACACCGCGTGGCTGCTGGGCCGGGTCACCGGCGAGCAAGAGCGCGTGCGCGTCATCGAGTCGCTGATCGACGCGCTACACGAGGACGATCAGATGCTCCGGCAGTTCGCCGCGACCAGCCTGGCCGAGATCGACGGCGACGACGTGGAGCGGCGGCTCCTGTCGGTCGTCGAGGACGAGCAGGTCGACCCCGACGTGCGCGCACAGGCGATCTTCACGCTCGGGAAGGTCGGGAGCGAGCGCTCGCGCAAGACCCTGGACCGAATCATCGACCACACCGAGAACGAGACGATCCGCAAGCGAGCGTTCTCGGCGATCTCCAAGCTCGGCGGCCGACGATGAACGCGAGGGCATCGTCTCGAACGCGGAGATCGACAGACCGATACCGGCCGAAGACGACGGGAGAGACGGGATGAGCGACGGCGAACAGAAGCTGGCCGACGCCAAGGGGAAGTTCGTCCAGGTCGTCAAGGACGGCCGCAAGCGCAACGACATCGACTGGCGAGCGGGCCGGATCATCCTCTCGAACAAGCGACTGGTACTCGTCAGCAACGAGGGCAAGCGGACCATCCCGCTCTCGAAGATCGCCTCGATCACGGGCCGCGACAACGTCAACAAGGCCATCGCGAAGGTGTCGGGCTATCTCTCCTTGCAGGTCGGACCGAACGTCACGCTGATCGCCCCACAAGACATCGAGGCGTTCGAGGCGAAGCTGTACAGCGCGCTGCTGGACCAGACCGTCGTCCTCGTGAAGCACCCGGCCGTCGAGGGCGGCGTCGTCCGGGACACAGAGTGGGAGAAAGGACGGCTCAAGATCGACGGCGACAGCGTCGACCTCGCGATCGCGTCTGGCTCGTTCGTCGAGCTAGAGGTCGAAGACGTGGGCAGCGCCGAACTGGAGACGAAGACGGTGATGGACAGCCAGCGCCGCGTCGCCGAGATCGAACACACGATCGAGGGGACCAGCGTCGAGACCCACGTCTCGGGCTCGAAGAGCGACGTCTCCGTGCTCGCCTCGTTCGTGCGACGGGGCGAGCAGGCCGGCGAGGTCGACGTGGAGCTCAGCAAGGAGGAAAACGAGGTCTTGATGGCGCTGTACACCGGCGTCTCCCCGTTCCAGATCCCCGACTTCGTCGGCATGGAGATCGAACAGGTCGAGGAGATTTACGACCGGCTCATCGAGTACGGTATTCTGGAGCCGGTTCGGACTCGCCGCGAGGTCCAGCTAGAGGCCCGTGGCCGCTCGATCGCTGGCGAAGCCGTCGACGATCAGTGAGAGCCGGCAGTATCAGGAGTTCACGTCTTCGAGGTGTCGGCTCGCGACGACCTCGCCTTTGGGGGTGAGCGTCGGCCCGTCGGACGAGTCCTGGACGAGCCCGTCTTCTTCGAGATCCCGCAACAGCATCGTCACCGCGGAGCTGTCGGTGCCGACGATGTCGGCCAGTGGCATCCCGTCCATGTCGCCCGTCGAGTAGATGGCGACGAGGATCTCGGTCTTGTCGTCGGTGAGTTCGATGTCTTGCAGCTCTTCCATGAGGTCGCTGTACTCGATCCGGAGGTACCGACCCAGGATCGACATCTTGCGTGGCGACGCCATCGCGGCCATGGTCGTGACGGCAGTGCCCTCCATCATGTGCCGGAAGGTCAGCGTCGGGCGGTCGGAGCCGGCGATCTCGCGGGTCGTCCGCTGGAAGTCGGTGACGGTGGCCAGATCGACGGCGAAAGTACCGGAAGACGAGCGAAACTCGACCGATCCGTCCGAGACGAACAGCTTCGCCGTCGAGAACGCGTCGTCGGTGACGCGCCCACCGACGCGTGCCCGCTCCTTGACGGTCGTCTCGGTGCCGTTGAGAATCGCCTTGAACAACACCGTCGAGAACTTCGAGATCTTGTCGTCGTCGCCCTCGACGACGGCGACGTGTCGACTGTCGTTTCGCTCGAAAGCGACGGTGACCGTCGAGTCGAAGAAGTCTCCCAGA
Above is a genomic segment from Halomicrobium sp. LC1Hm containing:
- the cheY gene encoding chemotaxis protein CheY gives rise to the protein MPDVLIADDSEFMRNLLREILEEDHNIVGEVENGVEAVEVYKEQTPDLVMMDIVMPIRDGIEATDEIKTSNPDANVIMCTSVGQEEKMKEAVKAGADGYITKPFQKPSVMEAIEDVVPS
- a CDS encoding archaellin/type IV pilin N-terminal domain-containing protein: MIELFDDDENDRGQVGIGTLIVFIAMVLVAAIAAGVLINTAGFLQSSAEESGEQSSAQVTNRLQVVNAVGSDIVDDNGDEVTTVELTVKKAPGADNVDLTTTTAQWVSSDGTFDVVSKQALTEGGGTSGDAAFVTSTFQDDDNSIGNSNVLNDPADRATMKFQTDSTNNQDGNLDDADLVQADLDEGSTATIKLNTQAGGETTATLVVPESLSGKSAVSL
- a CDS encoding helix-turn-helix domain-containing protein, with amino-acid sequence MASVDILQTLGNKYSAEILDATDEPASAQELSDELGIPIATCYRRIDELTEHDLLELHDNILSDDRRRIKVYRRSVDEVTVDFDDELSVHVEDRSEVTNKLDEAWRTLSEG
- a CDS encoding ATPase domain-containing protein, translating into MIELTKTGIDGLDAILNGGIVTNSTTLVSGNPGAGKSILGLQYIYNGVEQFDEKGIYLSFEENESDLREAAESIGFDKWPEFVENGDIKVYDKQVLLRENDFSSSLELLLDDLEDDKYDRLVLDSLTMFELFFENEKEKRTYLLKFTDILNNNNLTSLLTNEQGAVFPDTDIGLENYLTDGNIYLIQTPTDTGVNRYVWVAKMRKQDIETDIYPMEISWGGIKVHENASAFSMMSEEDSPI
- a CDS encoding chemotaxis protein CheW, encoding MSTTEGQVLEFELGEETYCVSIDYVTEIVDVGDLTTVPNAPRHVEGVMDLRGRTTSIVNPKSVFGIGDSGAEQRIIVFDPEIIEDQSAAGWLVDEVDQVVQISDDQVDDSPAADSDGSIRGVVKREDDFVIWVDPRVVHSN
- a CDS encoding chemotaxis response regulator protein-glutamate methylesterase, which codes for MAGSTPRAVVADDSHFMRSVISDILNEGGVDVVAEAKNGREAVALVDEHRPDVVTMDVEMPEMDGISAVEQIMEQCPTPVLMLSAHTDENADVTFEALDVGAVDFFTKPGGEVSMEMSRLKDQLLEMVLSVADVDVSGTSGRTPTASPDRSPTSTPEAVADDYEADPTLIIGSSTGGPKMVESVLSELPLAADFRVLVVQHMPGGFTGRFAHRIDARSDYDVREAKDGDRIAGGEALIAAGDYHLRVKNYRNGRLRVKLSDDPPVNSVRPAVDVTMETAADVIDDPLVGVILTGMGNDGAAGIERIKAAGGRTIAQDEATSAVYGMPQRAAETGCVDSILPIEEIPAGIVETIKREVT
- the cheA gene encoding chemotaxis protein CheA, yielding MNDQYLDAFIRESEEAITELNNSLLDLESDPEDTEAMESIFRTAHTLKGNFGAMGFDDASSLAHAIEDLLDEMRDGNMPVTPDVMDLIFAGVDKIEAIVSEIEEHGESRTDVDEIVDDLRTVLEEGVDAAESPADDTGGSDETVDDQTDTDSSEDEDVPVETNISPDTADDSVIAAEIDIGDSDMLGVDAMLAIEAVEDYFEVLDAAPQREAVEDGEFSDTFTLYLDAEDPGTVDNTLSGIGKIESAETADVTDALSEKSGSTSDETEHKVDEIKSVRVDVDQLDDLHGLVEQLVTSRIKLRRAVEQDDLDGAGENLNELDKITANLQNTVMDMRLIPLKKVVGKFPRLVRDLSRDLGKEVDFEIEGEDIELDRTILTEISDPLMHILRNSVDHGIEPPEVREEKGKPRTGSVELRASRERDHVIIQVEDDGAGLDVEAIRDKAIEKGVRSPEELEAMDDSSIYDLVFHPGFSTADEVTDTSGRGVGMDVVHDTVTQLDGSVNVESTPGEGTTVSLRLPVTMAIVKVLFVEVGDEEYGIPLKNVDEITRADDRKQVNGKDVIKHNDEIYPIIQLGETFDVPGETANGDGMLVRVRESERQVALHCDSVNSQEEVVVKPLEGILSGTPGLSGTAVLGDGNIVHILDVVTL